The Bacillota bacterium genomic sequence GCGCCGCCTGTCTCCCCCCGCTCCCCCGGCCCCGGCCGCTCGACGGCCGAGAAGGCGACGACCAGCCGGGCGCCGGTGAAAATCCGCTCGGGCGCCTCTCCTTCCTGCTCTCGCGCGACCGGTAGCGGTCCGGCCGGCCCCGGAGCGGCCGGCCCCGGAGCAGCGATGGGTCCGGGATCCGTGCGGGACGACGTCACCTACCGACCCCCGGCCGGCTGTGCCGACGCCTGCGCCGCCACCGCGCGGCGGAGCACCTTGCCGGTGGGGCCCAGGGGAAGCTCCGACACGAAGCGGTAGGTGCGCGGCCGCTTGTAGTCGGCCAGGTTCTCCTGGCAGAGCTGGCGGAGCTCGGCCTCGACCTCCTCCGGCGGCCGGCCGCTCTCCGGGCGGAGCTGGACGAAGGCGGTCACCGCCTGGCCCCTCCGCTCGTCGGGCAGACCGACGACGGCGACGAAGGCGACGTCGGGGTGGCGGGTGAGCACCTCCTCCACCTCGGTCGGGTAGACCTTCTCGCCGCTGGTGATGATCCGGTCCGCCTTCCTGTCGACCATG encodes the following:
- a CDS encoding fatty-acid--CoA ligase, whose product is MVDRKADRIITSGEKVYPTEVEEVLTRHPDVAFVAVVGLPDERRGQAVTAFVQLRPESGRPPEEVEAELRQLCQENLADYKRPRTYRFVSELPLGPTGKVLRRAVAAQASAQPAGGR